Below is a window of Fervidobacterium pennivorans DSM 9078 DNA.
ACCTCTTGTTTCTTACTGCCGGATACCTGCACATTTTGGAGCTGACCTTCTACTAGTTGCGCAAATGTTGTAACCTTTGCATTCAAAAATTCTGCAATTTTTTGATAAGCCCTTATCTTTGCCTTTTCTCTGTCCTGTGTTGTTCCCAAACCTTGTGCCTCGCCTTCAAATGCTATCAGTTGTCCTTTTTGAACAAGAGTCTTCACACTTGATGCCTTTGACTGGTCAACAAAAATAATCTCCGCATCGTTTGGAATCTTCCACACTTTTACGCCATCGACTTCGATGTACTTATCCTTTGGCATGAGAAGGAAAATCCCACCAACAACAACTGTTGCAACAAGAACCCCAACCAAAACCCACGTTAATGTGTTATCCATAATTACACCTCCCGAGTTTTTGTAGTATCGTATGACTCAGATAATCAAAACAAACTTAACTTACAACACTTCTCTATTATTTAGACAAGCTAGTTTCTAAAAATCGTTCAGAGCATTTTTGAAGTCCCTAAGAACTCGTACTCAAATAAAAAACCATTTCGACGACTACGCCTTTTCCTTTCTCCGAGAGCACAACCATTTTATCAGAGAATCTTTTCATGTTAGGCAAACCCATTCCAGCACCGAACCCCAACTCTCTCACATAATCTGGTGCCGTTGAATAACCTTCTTTCATTGCCAATTCAATGTTTTCGATACCCTTTCCCCTATCTTCCACTCTAACGATAATCCTATCTGGAGCTAAGAAACAGAATATTTCACCTTCGCTCCCGCTATGTATAACCACATTTGTTTCAGCTTCGTAAGTAGCTACTGCAATTCTCCTTACATCTTTTTCTGGTATGCCTTTACTTATCAAAAACTTTTTCAATTGAGCTGCACCTATACCAGCTAAATTAACATCGAAGTAGTCGATTTTGAAATAAAAATCTGCCCCTTTTTTGTCAATTTCCTCACCAGTGACCAAAGACCTACTCAAAACATCTTGATCAAGTATTTCTCTTCGTCTCTCATCATGCAGATAAAGCAAACCAAGTCTGGTAGCGACTGCGGCAAGGATATCGTTTTTTGTAACAATACCAACAAGCTTCCCCTGAGCATCAACAACCGGAAATCTGCCGTATCGATATCTTTCAAAATGCTTAATGACATCTTGCAACGTAGCATCTTCACTTAAGCAAACCACATTTTTAGTCATGTGTTCGTTCACACTTTCGTTAAGTGTACCATTTTCAAGGCATTTGATGATGTCCTCTATGCTTATTATACCAACTACAATATTGTTATCATCTACAACAGGAACTCCTGAAATTCTTTTCAGCCGAAGTATTTCCTTTACCTGTGCAACCGTTCTGTCTGGCTTTACGTAAATTACATCTTTGGTCATGAATTCTTTTACACTTATATTAGCAAAAACCTTCTGAACCTTTTCTAAAATCTCGGAAGTCAAATTACGTCACCTCTTCGAGTATTTGAAATCCAAAATGTAAACATCCCAAAGCTTTCACCAGTTTGTCTGTACCATGATGCATTTGATAAAAGAAAAATCTGCATCTGATAAGTTTTTTGAGAATTCAATTATCTCTTTTGACTCTGCACCTGGCTGGAACCAGAATTTACGAAATCCACGGTTGTAAGCCTTTTTAAGCTCCTCAATCCCCACTTCTGGCGGGACAACAAAAACTATCAAATCAACATCATTTGGTAGTTCATCAACACTTTTGTATGTTCTGATCCCTTCGATAAAATCGTATTTCGGACTAACCGGCAGAACATCAAAACCTTTCTTTTTTAAGTCCTTTAGAACAATATTTCCAAACTTTTGAGGATTTGTTGTTGCACCAATAATGGCTATTCTTTTGATTTCCCTTAAATTAATACTCATACCGAAAATCCCACCCTTCTTTTATACCTGCCTTACTCTGTTAAACTTTTTTCAAAATCACTTATGTCTTTCAGGATAGATGACATAAAATCAATACTTTCAAAATTGAATCCACCGTAAACAAGCTCTTTCAAGATGCTTACAGGTCCAGGGTCAAGGACCCCGTTAGAAACTGCACGTTGTACTTCTTCCAAAGCCTTTTCAGGGGTGTTAGGACCTCGATAAGGTCTTGGTTCTAACACTGCCACAAAGTAATCGGCAACCTGCAGAATCTTATCCTTAAATGTCATTTCAGACCTTTTTAGTCCCCAAGGATAACCACTTCCATCAACTCGTTCCTGATGCCTAACAGCAGGCCAAAACCACGGTTCATTTTGGTGGTTTAAAAGTATGAGATAGCTATAGTAAACATGCTTTTTCATTATATCCATCTCAGAAGTTGTCAACTTTCCTTTCTTTTCAAGAATACTTATCGGAGTTGTTATTTTTCCTATATCGTGGAACAGACCAGCAAGGAAGAATTCTTCTTCCTTAAGCAAGATTTCCTTTGCGATAGCTCCCGCCAAGTTAGCTACTCGCCAACTATGCGCTCGTGTAAATTCGCTCTTTGAGTCAATTATGTAAGACAAAACCGCTCCCATTTCAACAATTTCTTCAAAACTCATAGCCTCTTGTATGTAGTAGTCTTGTATAAGCTTTTCCCTATTAAAACCGGCCTTAATATCGTAAAGCATCCACCTTGTGTATTCTTGTTTCAAAACACTCAGTGCAGCGTCGTATACAAAATCAAAGAATCTGTTTTTTATTGCGGATAAAGGGACAATAAAATCGTCATAGGTCATCTCTTCGTCGTTCACAAGTACATATTTAGATATTTCTTCACTGATTGATACCACATTAGCTGCGATATCTCTTGTTGAACTTTCGTTCAGATAATGTGGTAAGGCGTGGTGGAGTAGTATACTTGCAGATAAATTTGGAAACCTTTTGGAAAGAAACGATATCTTTGAGACCACAAACGCAGAGATTAGTGTGTGATCCTTAGTAGGGGCTTCAAACGTGGGGATATCCTCTTTAATAAGAAATTCGTTGTTAATGTCATCTAGTAAAACACCCTTATGCGATGTCAAAACCCCAAGGTCATGGAGAACACCACAATAAAACAATTCCAATTCATCAAGCCCCAATTGCTTACCTATTTTTGATGCAATAAAGCCAACTTGCAGAGAATGTACACCAAATTTCGGAACAAACATTATCGTTTTCAAAAGTATATCAACCAATTCTCTTCACCTCTGGTATTTATTATAACACAACGTAAGCCTAATTAATGTGTTTTTTTTGATAAAGTTTACCTTGAAAAAACATGGCTACAAAAGTATTGTCACTTGGTAATAACTTCTTTCATCGGATCGCCACGAATGAAAACTCTTGATTTTTAATCGAGCTATGGTATAATTACGTAGGACTTTGTAAGCTTGGTAAGGATTCGGAGCTTCCCAGGAGAGGTGGCCGAGGGGTCTAAGGCACACGCCTGGAGAGCGTGCGGTGGCCACAAACCACCCGTGGGTTCAAATCCCACCCTCTCCGCCAGAAAGTGTTAGGTAGTCTTGAAAGAATTCATCAAAACCGGGACGTTAGTCCCGGTTTTTCGGTTATCTTAATGTAAGCTTATCAGGAGGTGAAAAAATGAGTTTGAGTCCTAAGGAAATAGAAAAAAGGGTATCTGAGATAGCAAAACCAATTGTTGAAGGATTCGGACTAATACTTTTCGACGTAAAGTATAAGATGCAATCCGGCAGATGGGTACTCACAATTGTTATAGACAAATTAAATGATTATGTTAGTACAAAAGATTGTGAACTTGTTTCATACGAAATAGAGAAAAAGCTTGATTCAAATGACCTGATACCTGGTAGGTATTACTTGGAAGTATCTTCTCCGGGACTTGATAGACCCCTTCGAAGTATCGAAGATTTCAAAAGATTTGAAGGAAGCCTTGCAAAGGTAAAGACAAATAAAACTTTAAAGGGGTATATAAGAGGCGTCAATCTGGAAAACGGAACAATAGTCCTAGAAGTTGAGGGTAAGGAAGTCATTATCAACTATAATGATATCAAGTCTGCAAACCTGGAAGTAGATATGTTTTAAAAATTAAAAAAATTGGCATAGGAGGTTGGTAAAGCATGAACAGTCCAATGTTGTTGGAAGCGCTTAGGGAGTTAGAAAAAGAAAAGGGTATATCTATTGACGAATCAATAAGCATTCTTGAAAAGGCTATTATGAGTGCATATAAGAACAAAACAGGTGAAAGGAATGTCGAAATTGTCATAAACAGGCTCTCAGGAGAAATAGAGGCTTATCAACTACTCGAAGTTGTAGAAAAGGTAGAAAACGAAAATCTTCAGATTTCCCTTGAGGAAGCATTGAAGATAAAGCCAGACGCAGTCGTTGGGGACATTATTAAAAAGAAGATGAATATAAAGAAGCTTGGAAGGTTTGCAGTTCAGGTAGCCAAGCAAGTTCTTATCCAAAAG
It encodes the following:
- a CDS encoding CBS domain-containing protein, with the translated sequence MTSEILEKVQKVFANISVKEFMTKDVIYVKPDRTVAQVKEILRLKRISGVPVVDDNNIVVGIISIEDIIKCLENGTLNESVNEHMTKNVVCLSEDATLQDVIKHFERYRYGRFPVVDAQGKLVGIVTKNDILAAVATRLGLLYLHDERRREILDQDVLSRSLVTGEEIDKKGADFYFKIDYFDVNLAGIGAAQLKKFLISKGIPEKDVRRIAVATYEAETNVVIHSGSEGEIFCFLAPDRIIVRVEDRGKGIENIELAMKEGYSTAPDYVRELGFGAGMGLPNMKRFSDKMVVLSEKGKGVVVEMVFYLSTSS
- a CDS encoding CoA-binding protein, encoding MSINLREIKRIAIIGATTNPQKFGNIVLKDLKKKGFDVLPVSPKYDFIEGIRTYKSVDELPNDVDLIVFVVPPEVGIEELKKAYNRGFRKFWFQPGAESKEIIEFSKNLSDADFSFIKCIMVQTNW
- a CDS encoding HD-GYP domain-containing protein, which codes for MVDILLKTIMFVPKFGVHSLQVGFIASKIGKQLGLDELELFYCGVLHDLGVLTSHKGVLLDDINNEFLIKEDIPTFEAPTKDHTLISAFVVSKISFLSKRFPNLSASILLHHALPHYLNESSTRDIAANVVSISEEISKYVLVNDEEMTYDDFIVPLSAIKNRFFDFVYDAALSVLKQEYTRWMLYDIKAGFNREKLIQDYYIQEAMSFEEIVEMGAVLSYIIDSKSEFTRAHSWRVANLAGAIAKEILLKEEEFFLAGLFHDIGKITTPISILEKKGKLTTSEMDIMKKHVYYSYLILLNHQNEPWFWPAVRHQERVDGSGYPWGLKRSEMTFKDKILQVADYFVAVLEPRPYRGPNTPEKALEEVQRAVSNGVLDPGPVSILKELVYGGFNFESIDFMSSILKDISDFEKSLTE
- the rimP gene encoding ribosome maturation factor RimP: MSLSPKEIEKRVSEIAKPIVEGFGLILFDVKYKMQSGRWVLTIVIDKLNDYVSTKDCELVSYEIEKKLDSNDLIPGRYYLEVSSPGLDRPLRSIEDFKRFEGSLAKVKTNKTLKGYIRGVNLENGTIVLEVEGKEVIINYNDIKSANLEVDMF